In Antechinus flavipes isolate AdamAnt ecotype Samford, QLD, Australia chromosome 3, AdamAnt_v2, whole genome shotgun sequence, a genomic segment contains:
- the LOC127553576 gene encoding hepatitis A virus cellular receptor 1 homolog, whose product MMLSSLFSCIVMVLLTAGPSESLKIIRGIVGQNVTLPCTFIVHTDVASMCWGLGWCPLIWCSNEIIWTDGHKVVFQHSKRYHLKENFSQGTVSLTIENVTEADAGFYCCRVEVDGWFNDQTITMILQVEQASTVTALTNFTSTHPMLTTLASSTSTYPMLTTTKDQNSVSSTPVLDIVITRPSETSNGKNWTQPEIAIGVNDTVTGTSESHQGEHQMDILNDQVATTNKGIYIGVGVFVGVVLIVILLVFVLKRYFYNRKNGHGLSLTFLAHGRNRIEKTTTEDINHAVDNVYEIEDNGFTFEKDDTHIVQTCNEKQ is encoded by the coding sequence ATGATGCTTTCCAGCTTGTTCAGTTGCATAGTGATGGTACTTCTTACTGCAGGTCCTTCTGAGTCTCTAAAGATTATCAGAGGAATAGTGGGTCAAAATGTCACGTTGCCTTGCACATTTATAGTGCATACGGATGTCGCCTCTATGTGTTGGGGTCTGGGATGGTGTCCTCTGATTTGGTGCTCAAATGAAATCATCTGGACAGATGGACACaaggtagtttttcagcattccAAGCGATACCACTTAAAGGAGAACTTTTCTCAAGGAACTGTGTCCTTGACAATAGAGAATGTGACAGAGGCAGATGCTGGATTTTATTGCTGCCGGGTGGAAGTTGATGGTTGGTTTAATGATCAGACAATTACAATGATACTGCAAGTTGAACAAGCCAGTACTGTTACTGCTCTAACAAACTTCACTTCCACTCACCCAATGCTGACAACCCTAGCATCTTCTACTTCTACTTATCCAATGTTGACAACCACCAAAGACCAaaactcagtttcttccactCCTGTTTTGGACATAGTGATAACCAGACCCTCAGAAACATCAAATGGAAAAAACTGGACACAGCCTGAAATCGCAATTGGAGTGAATGATACGGTGACAGGGACTTCAGAAAGCCACCAGGGTGAACATCAAATGGACATCCTAAATGATCAAGTGGCAACCACTAATAAGGGTATATATATTGGAGTTGGTGTCTTTGTAGGAGTGGTTCTCATTGTGATTCTACTTGTCTTTGTTTTGAAACGATATTTctataacagaaagaatgggCATGGTTTAAGTCTGACTTTTTTGGCGCATGGTAGAAACAGAATTGAGAAGACTACCACTGAAGATATCAACCATGCAGTGGACAATGTCTATGAAATTGAAGATAATGGTTTCACTTTTGAAAAGGATGATACCCATATTGTACAAACATGCAATGAGAAACAATAA